A genomic region of Myxosarcina sp. GI1 contains the following coding sequences:
- a CDS encoding DUF4864 domain-containing protein, with amino-acid sequence MYISEPDKGEIRNCIERQLKAFQEDDAEGAFAIASPAIQQQFVTAENFLAMVKKDYHVVYHPRSVMFRGFTSIDDFPAQIVMLMDEAGTLVKAVYIMQQQRDDLSWRIHGCMLVSLDESLE; translated from the coding sequence ATGTATATCTCAGAACCCGATAAAGGCGAGATCCGTAACTGCATCGAACGACAGCTAAAGGCATTTCAAGAAGATGATGCCGAAGGAGCGTTTGCTATTGCTAGCCCTGCTATACAGCAGCAGTTTGTAACGGCAGAAAACTTTTTAGCGATGGTAAAAAAAGATTATCATGTCGTCTATCACCCGCGATCGGTAATGTTTCGCGGTTTTACTTCAATTGATGATTTTCCCGCCCAGATAGTAATGCTAATGGATGAAGCAGGAACCCTGGTTAAAGCGGTTTATATCATGCAGCAACAGCGCGACGATCTTAGCTGGCGCATTCATGGTTGTATGTTAGTATCTCTCGACGAATCTTTAGAGTGA
- a CDS encoding ABC transporter substrate-binding protein has translation MSEFWSNLLSSKFFCQLNQVKSKIWQFAILFIATILLLGWLVPAFSQQPVTVSILMRADEGAQWQPLVEKFQQQHPQIKIKVFAAPSDSNQVEDLYTSTFLLGESVYDLVYMDIIWTPKFAAAGWLEDLSGRLSADELNEFLEGDVNGGMYQGKLYRVPFRSDGGMLYYRTDFLQQAGYEPPETFTDLIEISQDLQQQGLADWGYVWQGKQYEGLSAMFVEILEGSGGFWIDPDTSEVGLDRSEAIEAVEFLRTTIDKRISPPGVTTYAEEETRRLFENGKTVFLRNWPYVYSLASESQIAGKFAIKPMIHQSGKTSGACLGGWGLGIAKNSKHPEAAWKVIEFFSSEASQRQYVLETGYVPSRKALFTDPQIVAKYSYYPQLLEVVQNSALRPPIPQYSQASDILQRYLSAAFTGKMNSESAMKAAAAETRRLLK, from the coding sequence ATGTCTGAATTTTGGTCAAATCTTTTATCCTCTAAATTTTTTTGCCAGTTAAATCAAGTAAAATCTAAAATTTGGCAGTTTGCGATTTTATTTATTGCTACGATCTTACTGCTTGGTTGGCTCGTACCTGCATTTTCCCAACAGCCAGTTACCGTTAGTATTCTAATGCGAGCCGATGAAGGCGCACAGTGGCAGCCACTAGTAGAAAAATTTCAGCAGCAGCATCCTCAGATTAAAATTAAAGTTTTTGCTGCTCCCAGCGATAGCAATCAAGTCGAAGATTTATACACTTCTACATTTTTGCTTGGCGAATCCGTATACGATTTAGTCTATATGGATATTATCTGGACTCCCAAGTTTGCTGCTGCTGGCTGGCTAGAAGATTTATCGGGACGTTTATCGGCTGATGAACTCAATGAGTTTTTAGAAGGCGATGTCAATGGCGGAATGTATCAGGGTAAGCTGTATCGCGTTCCGTTTCGTTCCGATGGAGGAATGCTCTACTACCGCACCGATTTTTTACAACAGGCTGGATATGAGCCACCAGAAACCTTTACCGATTTGATCGAAATTTCTCAAGATTTACAGCAGCAGGGTTTGGCAGATTGGGGTTATGTCTGGCAGGGCAAGCAGTATGAAGGATTGTCGGCAATGTTTGTCGAAATACTTGAAGGTAGTGGCGGTTTTTGGATCGATCCCGATACCTCAGAAGTTGGATTAGATCGATCGGAAGCAATTGAAGCAGTAGAATTTTTACGCACTACCATCGATAAGAGAATTTCTCCTCCTGGGGTTACTACCTACGCCGAAGAAGAAACTCGCCGTCTGTTTGAAAATGGTAAAACTGTATTTTTACGTAACTGGCCCTACGTTTACAGTCTAGCTTCAGAATCGCAGATTGCAGGTAAGTTTGCTATTAAACCTATGATTCATCAGTCAGGCAAGACTAGCGGTGCTTGCTTGGGAGGTTGGGGATTGGGCATTGCCAAAAATAGCAAACATCCCGAAGCAGCTTGGAAGGTAATTGAATTTTTTAGCAGTGAAGCTAGTCAACGCCAGTATGTTTTGGAAACAGGATACGTTCCCAGTCGTAAAGCTTTATTTACCGATCCGCAAATCGTAGCAAAATATAGTTATTATCCCCAATTATTAGAGGTAGTACAAAATTCAGCTTTACGTCCGCCAATTCCTCAATATTCTCAGGCTTCTGACATTTTACAGCGTTATTTGAGTGCAGCTTTCACTGGTAAAATGAATTCCGAGTCGGCAATGAAAGCTGCTGCTGCCGAAACTCGCAGATTATTAAAGTAA
- a CDS encoding carbohydrate ABC transporter permease — MSSIQLQKDRQAKLTLGKVVLWSSILAVLVFFLAPIIWQVLTSIKVNEDISAIPNVYLPDKITFKHYQALFVRRPFLLYIFNSALVSIVSTILCLVIGSPAAYALARTKLPGRNIILSGVLIVSLFPYVLLFLGLLEIVKAVGLGNSYLALIIPYTAINLPLTILVMRSFFEQLPKDLEDAAKIDGYKTLGMLVKIVLPMTLPALATTGILTFIFAWNEYIFALTFITQEAKKTIPVATAQLGGATLFEIPYGPIAAATVLGTLPLVILVLVFQRQIVQGLTAGAVKG; from the coding sequence ATGTCTTCCATACAGTTACAAAAAGATCGACAGGCAAAACTAACTCTTGGTAAAGTCGTTTTATGGTCGAGCATTTTAGCAGTCTTAGTTTTTTTTCTCGCACCGATAATCTGGCAAGTCTTAACGTCAATCAAAGTAAATGAAGATATCTCGGCAATTCCCAACGTTTATTTGCCAGACAAGATTACTTTCAAACACTATCAAGCATTATTCGTTCGTCGTCCTTTTTTACTATATATTTTCAACAGTGCTTTGGTATCGATAGTCTCTACAATTTTATGTCTGGTTATTGGTTCTCCAGCAGCTTACGCTCTAGCTAGAACTAAGCTACCAGGTAGAAATATAATTCTGTCTGGTGTTTTAATCGTTTCTCTGTTTCCCTATGTTCTACTCTTTTTAGGATTGTTAGAAATAGTTAAAGCCGTTGGTTTGGGCAACAGTTATCTAGCTTTGATTATTCCCTATACGGCAATCAATCTACCGCTAACAATTCTGGTAATGCGGAGCTTTTTCGAGCAGTTACCCAAGGATCTTGAAGATGCTGCCAAAATTGACGGTTATAAAACTTTGGGGATGTTGGTCAAAATTGTCTTGCCCATGACTTTACCTGCTTTGGCTACTACAGGTATTTTGACCTTTATTTTTGCCTGGAATGAGTACATTTTTGCCCTGACTTTTATTACCCAGGAAGCTAAAAAAACTATTCCTGTTGCAACAGCACAGCTAGGAGGAGCAACTCTATTTGAGATTCCCTACGGTCCGATCGCAGCAGCAACGGTTTTAGGTACTCTACCGTTGGTTATTCTGGTACTGGTCTTCCAGCGTCAGATCGTACAGGGCTTAACTGCGGGAGCGGTTAAAGGATAG
- a CDS encoding carbohydrate ABC transporter permease, which yields MTLERQGKITGWLLLIPALIVLCLVFIYPIARAFWLSLYAENLGTQLQPVFAGFSNYQRMIGDGRFWQSMLNTAIFTVFSITLELILGLGTALVLNRTFFGRGVVRTIAIIPWALPTAVMGLAWAWIFNDQYGVINDILQRLGLIDTGINWLGDPTLAMVALIVADVWKTTPFISIILLARLQSISQDLYEAHALDGASPWQSFYQITLPLLMPQILIALLFRFAQAFGIFDLVQVMTGGGPAGATETVSIYIYSTVMRYLDFGYGAALVVVTFLLLILAVAITSWLITKARSYI from the coding sequence ATGACTCTAGAACGACAAGGAAAAATTACTGGTTGGCTGCTGTTGATTCCTGCCTTAATCGTGCTGTGTTTGGTATTTATTTATCCCATCGCTAGGGCTTTTTGGTTGAGTTTGTATGCCGAAAATCTGGGAACTCAGTTACAGCCTGTTTTTGCTGGTTTTAGTAATTACCAACGAATGATCGGTGACGGTAGATTTTGGCAAAGTATGCTAAATACTGCCATTTTTACGGTATTTAGCATTACCTTGGAGTTAATTCTCGGTTTGGGTACTGCCTTAGTTTTAAACCGAACATTTTTTGGACGGGGAGTCGTTAGAACTATTGCTATTATTCCCTGGGCGTTACCTACAGCGGTTATGGGTTTGGCTTGGGCGTGGATTTTTAACGATCAGTATGGTGTAATTAACGATATTTTACAGAGATTGGGACTAATTGACACGGGTATTAACTGGCTCGGAGATCCGACTCTAGCAATGGTGGCTTTAATTGTTGCTGATGTTTGGAAAACTACCCCGTTTATCAGTATTATTTTGTTAGCAAGATTACAGTCGATTTCTCAAGACTTGTACGAAGCCCATGCCTTAGATGGAGCTAGTCCCTGGCAGAGCTTTTATCAAATAACTCTGCCTCTATTGATGCCGCAGATATTAATTGCTTTGCTGTTTAGATTTGCTCAGGCATTTGGAATTTTCGATTTGGTACAGGTGATGACGGGGGGAGGACCTGCTGGTGCAACCGAGACGGTTTCAATATATATTTATTCGACGGTAATGCGCTATTTAGATTTTGGTTATGGCGCGGCTTTAGTAGTAGTAACGTTTCTGCTGTTAATTTTGGCTGTAGCTATTACCTCCTGGTTGATAACTAAGGCTCGTTCTTATATTTAG
- a CDS encoding STAS domain-containing protein yields MSLRGTREVSKNYQIFRLTGLLDAFSEPAFRKVIGNCIDEGPKDVVLVLSQIDFIDSSGLGALVQLVKQAQTGGGSLQVVTNPRVTQTVKLVRLEKFLSLQPSVDIALENLKK; encoded by the coding sequence GTGAGCTTGAGAGGCACTCGCGAAGTCAGTAAAAATTATCAAATCTTTCGTCTTACTGGATTGCTCGATGCTTTTTCCGAACCAGCATTTCGTAAGGTAATCGGTAACTGTATAGATGAAGGACCAAAAGACGTGGTCTTGGTTTTGTCTCAAATTGATTTTATTGATAGCTCTGGTTTGGGAGCTTTAGTGCAGCTAGTAAAACAAGCTCAAACTGGAGGAGGTAGCTTGCAAGTTGTCACCAATCCTCGCGTGACTCAGACTGTCAAGTTAGTTCGATTAGAGAAATTTCTCTCTCTACAGCCTTCAGTAGATATCGCACTAGAAAATCTCAAAAAATAA
- the fghA gene encoding S-formylglutathione hydrolase, with the protein MPNSLQLKSENLCFGGTVAYYSHASVTCNCEMNFAVYIPPQAKTQPVPILYYLSGLTCTEENFTVKAGAQKYASAYGIMLVAPDTSPRNLGIPGADDDWDIGSGASFYVDATVKPWQQHYQMYSYVTQELPELIAANFNVLPKKQSIFGHSMGGHGALICALKNPDKYLSASAFAPIAAPMNCPWGEKAFTTYLGSDRATWKQYDASELVRQTQLDYPILIDQGTADNFYHQKQLLPEIFEEACKQSGQALNLRFQEGYDHSYFTISTFIEDHIRHHAKVLCS; encoded by the coding sequence ATGCCTAACTCTCTCCAGCTAAAATCGGAAAATCTCTGCTTTGGTGGAACCGTTGCCTATTATTCTCATGCTTCTGTAACTTGCAATTGTGAGATGAACTTTGCCGTTTACATACCTCCACAGGCAAAAACTCAACCAGTCCCCATTCTTTACTATCTATCTGGTTTGACTTGTACTGAAGAAAACTTTACCGTTAAAGCAGGAGCGCAAAAATACGCTTCTGCCTACGGTATTATGCTAGTCGCGCCCGATACCAGCCCTCGCAATTTGGGTATACCTGGAGCAGATGATGATTGGGATATTGGTAGTGGTGCTAGTTTTTATGTCGATGCTACCGTTAAACCCTGGCAACAGCACTATCAGATGTATAGCTACGTTACCCAGGAATTACCAGAATTGATTGCCGCAAACTTTAACGTATTGCCAAAAAAACAAAGTATTTTTGGGCATTCGATGGGAGGACACGGAGCTTTAATTTGTGCTTTGAAAAATCCCGATAAATATCTTTCTGCCTCGGCATTTGCCCCCATTGCCGCGCCGATGAACTGTCCCTGGGGAGAAAAAGCCTTTACTACCTATTTAGGTAGCGATCGCGCCACTTGGAAACAATACGACGCAAGCGAACTCGTCCGACAAACACAGCTAGACTATCCCATTCTTATCGATCAGGGAACCGCCGATAATTTCTATCATCAAAAACAATTATTACCAGAAATATTTGAGGAAGCCTGTAAGCAATCTGGTCAAGCTTTAAATTTAAGATTTCAAGAAGGATACGATCATAGCTACTTTACTATTAGCACCTTCATTGAAGACCATATTCGCCATCACGCTAAGGTTTTGTGTAGTTAG